In a single window of the Tellurirhabdus bombi genome:
- a CDS encoding TldD/PmbA family protein, protein MKRRDFMQLSGMGLGGLMLSTLDSIPVRGSAISESQMLEISSQASAADVALKKKLADAALNVAKSKGASYTDVRIGRYLQQYLFTREKQVQNIVNAESYGVGIRVIANGTWGFSATSDVTPEGIAKCAETAVAIAKANSKIQKEPVVLAPQKGVGEVTWKTPLTKNAFQIPVQEKIDLLMKVNGEAMKGGAAFVTSNLFLVNEQKYFASTDGSYIDQDIHRIWPTFTVTAVDKAAGKFKTRDALSSPMGMGYEYLDGLASEKIPAPNGLVGYRNSYDMVEDATLAAKQAKEKLTAKSVQPGKYDLVLDPNHLGLTIHESVGHPLELDRVLGYEANYAGTSFATLDKWKTKKFNYGSKLVNIVADKTQQHTLGAVGFDDEGVPTKEWDLIKDGILVNYQAIRDQASIIGEKESHGCCYADNWESVQFQRMPNVSLRPGTEKRSVTDMIKGVDKGIYIIGRGSYSIDQQRYNFQFGGQLYYEIKDGAIVGMLDDVAYQSNTQEFWNSCAQLCDKDDYRTFGSFFDGKGQPSQVSAVSHGCPTTRFNGVNIINTGRKI, encoded by the coding sequence ATGAAAAGAAGAGACTTCATGCAATTATCCGGCATGGGATTGGGCGGGCTGATGCTGTCAACGCTGGATAGTATTCCGGTTCGGGGAAGTGCGATTTCTGAAAGCCAGATGCTGGAAATAAGCAGCCAGGCTTCCGCTGCCGATGTAGCTTTGAAGAAAAAATTGGCTGATGCAGCTCTAAACGTTGCCAAAAGCAAAGGGGCTTCCTATACCGATGTTCGGATTGGCCGGTATTTGCAACAGTATTTATTTACCCGGGAGAAACAAGTACAAAATATTGTCAATGCCGAATCGTATGGCGTTGGTATTCGGGTGATTGCCAATGGAACCTGGGGTTTTTCGGCAACCAGCGACGTGACGCCCGAGGGGATTGCTAAGTGTGCGGAAACGGCGGTTGCCATCGCGAAAGCCAATTCCAAAATCCAGAAAGAACCCGTTGTGCTGGCTCCGCAAAAAGGAGTGGGCGAGGTGACCTGGAAAACGCCTTTGACTAAAAATGCCTTCCAGATTCCGGTTCAGGAGAAGATAGATTTGTTGATGAAGGTCAACGGCGAAGCCATGAAAGGGGGAGCCGCTTTCGTAACCTCGAACCTCTTTCTGGTTAATGAACAAAAATATTTTGCGTCCACCGATGGCTCGTACATCGATCAGGATATTCACCGCATCTGGCCAACGTTTACCGTAACGGCGGTGGATAAAGCGGCGGGGAAATTTAAAACCCGCGACGCGCTGAGCTCACCGATGGGGATGGGTTACGAATACCTGGACGGGCTGGCTTCCGAGAAAATTCCCGCGCCAAACGGTTTGGTGGGCTACCGTAATTCTTACGACATGGTGGAGGACGCCACGCTGGCGGCCAAACAAGCCAAAGAAAAGCTGACGGCCAAGTCAGTTCAGCCGGGTAAATATGACCTGGTTTTAGACCCTAACCACCTGGGTTTGACCATTCACGAGTCGGTGGGTCACCCGCTGGAACTCGACCGCGTACTGGGCTACGAAGCCAACTATGCCGGGACGTCCTTTGCTACTTTGGATAAATGGAAAACCAAGAAATTCAACTATGGCAGTAAGCTCGTGAACATCGTGGCCGACAAAACGCAGCAGCACACGCTGGGAGCCGTTGGGTTCGATGATGAAGGGGTGCCGACCAAAGAATGGGATTTGATCAAAGACGGTATTCTGGTGAATTACCAGGCCATCCGCGACCAGGCGAGCATCATCGGCGAGAAAGAATCGCACGGTTGCTGCTACGCCGATAACTGGGAATCGGTTCAGTTTCAGCGGATGCCGAACGTGTCGCTGCGTCCGGGAACGGAGAAACGAAGCGTTACGGACATGATTAAAGGCGTCGATAAAGGCATTTACATCATTGGCCGTGGGTCGTATTCCATTGACCAACAGCGGTATAACTTCCAGTTTGGGGGTCAGCTGTATTACGAGATCAAAGACGGAGCTATTGTCGGGATGCTCGATGATGTAGCCTACCAGTCGAATACGCAGGAGTTCTGGAATTCGTGCGCCCAGCTCTGTGATAAGGACGATTACCGCACCTTCGGGTCTTTCTTCGATGGCAAGGGCCAGCCTTCGCAGGTGAGCGCCGTCTCGCACGGTTGCCCAACCACGCGGTTTAACGGTGTCAACATCATCAACACCGGACGGAAAATATAA
- a CDS encoding HAD family hydrolase, giving the protein MYAAIFDMDGVIAHTNPYHHQTWGEYAQRYFNHQLTDAEFIQYVSGRTNADIITYLLAGKTISPEDIARLGDAKEALFREVYAPHATAVPGLVAFLQTLKANNVRTAVATSAPVENLTFIIEALGLADYFDVLLDISKVTKPKPDPEIYLTAMRHLGVQPGQSVVFEDSIPGIQAGVASGARVVGVATTHAADELPNVDDIITDFTEMTFERYKKLVDLSLANQ; this is encoded by the coding sequence ATGTACGCTGCTATTTTTGACATGGACGGGGTTATTGCCCACACCAATCCGTACCACCACCAGACCTGGGGTGAATATGCCCAACGCTATTTCAACCACCAGTTAACGGATGCCGAATTTATCCAGTACGTTTCCGGGCGCACCAATGCCGACATCATCACTTACCTGCTGGCGGGAAAAACCATTTCGCCGGAAGACATAGCACGCCTGGGCGATGCCAAAGAGGCTTTATTCCGCGAAGTTTACGCGCCCCACGCCACGGCCGTTCCGGGTCTGGTTGCCTTTTTGCAAACCTTAAAAGCCAATAACGTCCGGACTGCGGTTGCTACATCTGCGCCGGTTGAAAACCTCACGTTCATTATCGAAGCGTTGGGACTAGCTGATTATTTTGACGTTCTGCTCGATATTTCTAAAGTCACGAAGCCTAAACCAGACCCGGAAATCTACCTGACGGCCATGCGCCATTTAGGCGTTCAGCCAGGGCAATCGGTGGTGTTTGAGGACTCCATACCGGGGATTCAGGCGGGGGTCGCTTCGGGTGCCCGCGTCGTGGGAGTAGCTACCACCCACGCCGCCGACGAGCTGCCGAATGTCGATGACATTATCACGGATTTTACCGAAATGACCTTTGAACGCTATAAAAAACTGGTCGATTTGTCGCTGGCTAATCAGTAA
- a CDS encoding M24 family metallopeptidase — protein MQKRLLIAVIALFLGSTSAFGQLASPSVVLNERERARVVDDILEDRFANLLPQLMRREGIDMWVIISREYNEDPVLRTMLPSTWLSARRRTIIVFYDQGGEKGLEKLAIARYDVGNLLKGAWDIDVRPNQWEALTKIIQERNPKKIGLNFSANYAHADGLTFTEHNEFLEKLPAAQQKRIVSAEKLAVGWLETRTEKEMAIYPLICRLSHQIIQEGFSEGVIQPGVTTTDDVVWWYRQRITDLGLETWFHPTVDVQRADNARFDHLRTFSKKASGEVILPGDLLHVDFGITYLRLNTDQQQHAYVLRPGESEVPESLRKAFQQGNRLQDLLTESFKAGRTGNQLLLEALDKAKKEGIRGTIYTHPIGVHGHAAGPTIGLWDQQKGVPGSGDYPLLANTAYSIELNAAVDIPEWKKTVRIMLEEDGFFDGEKFRYIDGRQTEIYTIPRKLPYVK, from the coding sequence ATGCAAAAACGTTTATTGATCGCCGTGATTGCTCTTTTTCTGGGTAGTACTTCGGCTTTTGGGCAGCTAGCCTCTCCCTCGGTTGTACTGAACGAACGCGAACGGGCTCGCGTGGTAGACGACATACTGGAAGACCGATTCGCCAACCTGCTACCCCAGCTCATGCGCCGTGAAGGCATTGATATGTGGGTTATTATCTCACGGGAATACAACGAAGATCCAGTCTTAAGAACCATGTTACCCAGTACGTGGCTATCAGCGCGGCGACGGACAATCATTGTGTTTTATGACCAGGGCGGAGAAAAAGGACTCGAAAAATTGGCTATCGCGCGGTACGACGTTGGAAACCTGCTCAAAGGTGCCTGGGACATTGATGTTCGGCCTAATCAGTGGGAAGCGTTGACAAAAATTATTCAGGAGCGGAATCCTAAAAAAATTGGTCTGAATTTTTCGGCAAATTACGCCCATGCCGACGGATTGACCTTCACCGAGCACAATGAGTTCCTGGAAAAGCTGCCCGCCGCTCAGCAAAAACGCATCGTATCAGCCGAAAAACTGGCGGTCGGCTGGCTGGAAACCCGGACAGAAAAGGAAATGGCGATTTATCCGCTCATTTGCCGATTATCGCACCAGATTATTCAGGAAGGCTTTTCGGAGGGCGTGATTCAACCGGGCGTAACGACAACCGATGATGTCGTGTGGTGGTACCGCCAGCGCATTACGGATTTAGGCCTGGAAACCTGGTTCCACCCGACGGTTGATGTACAACGCGCCGACAATGCCCGCTTCGATCACCTGAGAACTTTTTCAAAAAAAGCCTCTGGCGAAGTCATCCTGCCGGGCGATTTGCTGCATGTCGATTTTGGTATTACGTATCTTCGGCTAAACACCGACCAGCAACAACACGCCTACGTATTGCGCCCCGGCGAAAGCGAAGTCCCAGAGTCGTTGCGGAAAGCCTTTCAGCAAGGTAACCGGTTGCAGGATTTACTCACCGAAAGTTTCAAAGCGGGTAGAACCGGTAATCAGTTGTTACTGGAAGCCCTGGATAAGGCGAAGAAGGAAGGCATTCGCGGGACCATTTACACGCATCCCATTGGCGTTCATGGCCACGCGGCGGGGCCAACCATCGGTTTGTGGGACCAGCAGAAAGGCGTCCCCGGCTCCGGCGATTATCCGTTGTTAGCCAATACGGCCTATTCCATTGAATTGAATGCGGCGGTAGACATTCCCGAATGGAAAAAAACAGTGCGGATTATGCTGGAAGAAGACGGCTTTTTTGACGGCGAAAAATTCCGGTACATTGACGGGCGGCAAACCGAAATCTATACTATTCCCAGAAAACTTCCTTACGTGAAATAA
- the fbaA gene encoding class II fructose-bisphosphate aldolase, which produces MSEVATLFQPGVVTGEGVSKIFRHANENDYALPAVNVVGTNSVNAVLETAKAVNSPVIIQFSNGGASFYAGKSLSNDKQQSAIAGAISGALHIHNIAELYGVPVILHTDHCAKKLLPWIDGLLEAGERHFDQYGKPLYSSHMLDLSEEPLEENIEICAKYFERMAKIGMTLEIELGVTGGEEDGVDNTDVDDSKLYTQPSEVAFAYEELSKISSNFTIAAAFGNVHGVYKPGNVKLSPIILKNSQDFIQEKYNTGSLPVNFVFHGGSGSSREEIREAIQYGAIKMNIDTDIQWATWEGIKDYYKAKEAYLQGQLGNPEGADSPNKKYYDPRVWLRKGEETLVKRLKAAFEDLNCINRLG; this is translated from the coding sequence ATGAGCGAAGTAGCCACTCTATTTCAACCCGGCGTTGTAACGGGCGAAGGTGTATCTAAAATATTCCGCCACGCTAATGAAAATGACTACGCCCTTCCGGCAGTCAACGTTGTCGGAACCAACTCTGTCAACGCCGTGCTTGAAACGGCTAAAGCGGTTAACTCGCCGGTAATCATTCAGTTCTCTAACGGAGGAGCTAGTTTCTACGCAGGAAAAAGCCTGTCTAACGATAAGCAACAATCAGCCATTGCCGGTGCCATTTCGGGTGCTTTGCACATTCATAACATCGCTGAACTGTACGGCGTACCCGTCATTTTGCACACCGACCACTGCGCTAAAAAACTGCTGCCCTGGATCGATGGTCTGCTCGAAGCGGGCGAACGTCACTTCGACCAATACGGCAAACCCCTGTACAGCTCGCACATGCTCGATTTGTCGGAGGAGCCACTGGAAGAAAACATCGAAATCTGCGCCAAATATTTTGAGCGGATGGCCAAAATCGGCATGACGCTGGAAATTGAACTGGGCGTAACGGGCGGCGAAGAAGACGGTGTTGACAACACGGATGTCGATGATTCGAAACTGTACACGCAACCTTCGGAAGTAGCTTTTGCCTACGAAGAGCTGTCGAAAATTTCGTCAAACTTTACCATTGCGGCGGCTTTCGGAAACGTACACGGTGTTTACAAACCGGGTAATGTGAAACTTTCGCCCATCATTCTGAAGAATTCACAGGATTTCATTCAGGAAAAATACAATACGGGTTCTCTGCCTGTAAACTTTGTATTCCACGGTGGATCAGGCTCAAGCCGCGAAGAAATCCGGGAGGCCATCCAGTACGGAGCCATCAAAATGAACATCGATACCGATATTCAGTGGGCTACCTGGGAAGGTATCAAAGATTATTACAAAGCGAAAGAAGCGTATCTGCAAGGCCAGTTGGGCAATCCAGAAGGCGCCGATTCGCCGAACAAAAAATACTACGATCCACGCGTGTGGCTTCGCAAAGGCGAGGAGACGCTGGTGAAACGACTAAAAGCCGCTTTCGAAGATCTGAACTGCATCAATCGTTTGGGTTAA
- a CDS encoding TldD/PmbA family protein has translation MAILSREEAKKIIDKVLSYAKADETSVNLGGGRTGNIRYARNTVSTSGESNNLSLAVTSVFGKRSGTATINEFDDASLEKTVRRAEEIARLAPENPEYMPMLGPQKYQETASYSESTAKIDPAYRAQAAFDSIDPCTKKNLTAAGYLEDSTGFSAMGNSKGLFGYNKSTSVDFSITVRTADGTGSGYAIRDFNDSSKLSTKAATEIAMQKALASVNARALEPGKYTVILEPTAVGDLVRFSWDARNADEGRSFLSKKGGGTRLGEKLFDERITIYSDPTNPEIPGSPYAGDGRPQEKVVWVDKGVVKNLSYTRYWAEKKGVKAVPPAFNVIMEGGTQSLADLIKGTEKGILVTRFWYIRSVDPQTLLQTGLTRDGTFYIENGQIKYPVKNFRFNESPVIMLNNLDALGKPVRTGGSLLPPMRIRDFTFSSLSDAV, from the coding sequence ATGGCCATCTTAAGTAGAGAAGAAGCAAAAAAAATAATTGATAAGGTTTTAAGTTATGCCAAGGCGGATGAAACGAGCGTAAACCTCGGTGGAGGCCGGACGGGTAACATCCGGTATGCGCGGAATACCGTTTCAACCAGTGGCGAATCGAATAATTTGTCGTTGGCAGTTACGTCGGTTTTTGGCAAGCGCTCAGGTACGGCAACCATCAATGAATTCGACGACGCTTCGCTGGAAAAAACAGTGCGTCGCGCCGAAGAAATTGCCCGCCTAGCCCCTGAAAACCCGGAATACATGCCGATGCTGGGACCGCAGAAATACCAGGAAACGGCTTCGTATTCAGAAAGTACGGCAAAAATCGACCCAGCTTACCGCGCACAAGCTGCCTTCGACAGCATTGATCCTTGCACGAAAAAGAACCTGACCGCTGCTGGTTACCTGGAAGATTCAACCGGATTTTCGGCGATGGGAAACAGCAAAGGTCTGTTTGGTTACAACAAATCTACTTCGGTCGATTTTTCGATTACCGTTCGGACCGCCGACGGGACGGGCTCAGGCTACGCCATTCGTGATTTTAACGACTCCTCGAAGCTGAGTACCAAAGCGGCTACGGAAATTGCCATGCAGAAAGCCCTGGCGTCGGTGAATGCGCGGGCGCTCGAACCGGGCAAGTACACCGTAATTCTGGAGCCAACGGCTGTAGGTGATTTGGTGCGTTTTAGCTGGGATGCCCGGAATGCCGACGAAGGCCGTAGCTTCCTGAGCAAAAAAGGCGGCGGCACCCGCCTGGGCGAAAAGCTATTCGACGAACGCATTACCATCTATTCCGATCCAACCAATCCGGAAATTCCGGGATCGCCTTATGCTGGCGATGGCCGTCCGCAGGAAAAGGTCGTTTGGGTTGATAAAGGCGTGGTGAAGAACCTGAGTTATACGCGTTACTGGGCGGAGAAAAAAGGCGTAAAGGCCGTGCCTCCCGCTTTTAACGTGATTATGGAAGGAGGAACGCAGTCGTTGGCCGACCTGATTAAAGGCACCGAAAAAGGGATTCTGGTAACGCGCTTCTGGTACATTCGCTCGGTGGATCCGCAAACGCTCCTGCAAACGGGCCTTACCCGCGACGGGACTTTCTACATCGAGAACGGACAGATTAAGTACCCGGTAAAAAACTTCCGGTTTAACGAAAGCCCGGTTATCATGCTGAACAACCTTGATGCGCTGGGTAAACCGGTTCGGACAGGCGGAAGTTTGTTACCACCTATGCGTATCCGTGACTTTACGTTTTCCAGTTTATCGGATGCCGTTTAG
- a CDS encoding sugar phosphate isomerase/epimerase family protein: MKTLFFCPMWGMESLGYAEAARRVKAAGYDGMEIAVWDGKYDEAVKAVKDNGLQLILMAFCVGETFADMKKSYAQWLEKTTSYKPLFINSHTGKDFHTYEQNCDLIRLAAEAQAKTGVKIIHETHRGRFTYSAPATQHYFSTFPELRLTADFSHWVNVAESYLADQGDNMSRAIERTDHIHCRVGHPQGPQVSDPRAPEWKNALETHAKWWDNVRDLQVKKGAAQLTVTCEFGPAPGYLPTLPYTQQPVVSQWDVNVFMKDYLKKRWNL; the protein is encoded by the coding sequence GTGAAAACTCTTTTTTTCTGTCCGATGTGGGGCATGGAATCACTCGGGTATGCCGAAGCGGCCCGGCGCGTAAAAGCGGCGGGTTATGATGGGATGGAAATTGCCGTTTGGGATGGCAAATACGACGAAGCCGTTAAGGCGGTTAAGGACAATGGCTTGCAGTTGATTCTGATGGCCTTTTGCGTGGGCGAAACATTTGCCGACATGAAAAAATCCTACGCCCAGTGGCTGGAAAAAACAACGTCCTATAAACCGCTCTTCATTAATTCGCATACCGGCAAAGACTTTCACACCTACGAACAAAATTGTGATCTGATTCGTCTGGCGGCTGAAGCGCAGGCAAAAACAGGCGTAAAAATTATTCATGAGACGCACCGGGGGCGTTTTACCTACAGTGCGCCAGCCACGCAGCATTATTTCTCGACTTTCCCGGAATTGCGCTTGACCGCCGATTTTTCGCACTGGGTCAATGTGGCGGAATCGTACCTGGCCGATCAGGGCGATAACATGAGCCGGGCCATTGAGCGAACCGACCACATTCATTGCCGCGTTGGACACCCACAAGGGCCGCAGGTAAGCGATCCGCGGGCTCCAGAGTGGAAAAATGCGCTGGAAACGCACGCAAAATGGTGGGATAACGTGCGCGATTTACAAGTAAAGAAAGGTGCCGCCCAATTGACGGTTACCTGCGAATTTGGACCGGCACCGGGCTATTTACCGACGTTGCCTTATACGCAGCAACCCGTTGTTAGCCAGTGGGATGTAAACGTATTTATGAAGGATTATTTAAAAAAACGGTGGAATCTGTAA
- a CDS encoding helix-turn-helix domain-containing protein, which yields MKAQFEKIEPEFGSSFRVMHHTEPNACWVYWHYHPEYEIVFIPKGTGKRHVGHHVSTYEEGELIFMGPNLPHLNFSHGVMGEYEEIVVQLREDFLGPDFLQKPELTAIRRLFERSKYGVSFNGETKRRIGQQVVELVHKSPFERMLALLVIFQEMAVSQEYTLLNAEGISLELNGREQERINRIYGYVDRHYTQPIDIREVASLASMTVPAFCRYFKKLTQLTFTDFVNEFRTTQARKLLTTDRSISDVCYESGFNNLSHFNKVFKVRTGQTPSAYRRRLSI from the coding sequence ATGAAAGCCCAGTTTGAAAAAATAGAACCTGAATTTGGTAGTTCGTTCCGGGTCATGCACCACACTGAACCCAATGCCTGCTGGGTATACTGGCATTACCATCCCGAATACGAAATTGTCTTTATTCCGAAAGGAACCGGAAAACGCCACGTTGGCCACCACGTATCGACGTATGAAGAGGGCGAGTTGATTTTTATGGGTCCCAATTTGCCGCACCTGAACTTCAGCCACGGCGTGATGGGTGAGTATGAGGAAATTGTGGTGCAACTGCGGGAGGATTTTTTAGGCCCTGATTTTTTGCAGAAGCCGGAGCTGACGGCCATTCGACGCTTGTTTGAACGGTCGAAATACGGCGTCTCTTTCAACGGAGAAACCAAGCGGCGCATCGGACAACAAGTTGTGGAGCTGGTGCATAAATCCCCGTTTGAACGAATGCTAGCTTTGCTGGTCATCTTTCAGGAAATGGCTGTTTCACAGGAATATACGCTGCTAAATGCGGAGGGAATCAGTCTGGAACTAAACGGACGCGAGCAGGAGCGCATCAACCGAATTTATGGTTACGTCGATCGGCATTATACCCAACCCATTGATATTCGCGAAGTGGCTTCGCTAGCCAGCATGACTGTTCCGGCGTTTTGTCGGTATTTTAAAAAGCTTACCCAGCTGACTTTCACCGATTTTGTGAATGAGTTTCGCACCACGCAGGCCCGGAAGCTGCTAACTACGGATCGAAGCATTTCGGATGTCTGTTACGAAAGCGGTTTCAACAACCTGTCGCATTTTAACAAGGTATTCAAAGTACGAACGGGACAGACACCTAGCGCTTATCGCCGCCGACTCAGTATTTAA
- a CDS encoding MOSC domain-containing protein, whose amino-acid sequence MQGTLKELINTFPRPGHIDWISIRPKRRGDVKVVTEVEVSEQNGLIGDHYSGRSGNRHVTLIQAEHLPVVASMVELESIDPALLRRNLVVSGLNLLALKDHLVKIGTEVVLQITGHCHPCSRMEVNLGAGGYNAMRGHGGLTARVVQGGVIRLGDEVIAVPNASPMNSENA is encoded by the coding sequence ATGCAAGGAACATTAAAAGAACTGATTAATACCTTTCCTCGTCCGGGGCATATCGATTGGATAAGCATTCGACCCAAAAGGCGTGGCGATGTAAAAGTGGTGACAGAAGTCGAGGTATCTGAACAAAACGGCCTGATCGGTGATCATTACAGTGGTCGGAGCGGTAACCGTCACGTGACTCTGATTCAGGCGGAGCACCTGCCGGTGGTGGCCTCAATGGTCGAATTGGAATCGATCGATCCGGCTTTGCTGCGCCGTAACCTGGTGGTTTCGGGCCTGAATCTGCTGGCTTTGAAAGATCATCTGGTCAAGATTGGCACCGAGGTGGTTTTGCAGATTACGGGCCATTGCCATCCGTGTTCCCGCATGGAGGTGAATTTGGGGGCCGGAGGCTACAACGCCATGCGCGGCCACGGCGGACTGACGGCGCGGGTGGTTCAGGGAGGCGTCATTCGCCTGGGTGATGAGGTGATTGCCGTGCCTAATGCATCCCCAATGAATTCTGAAAACGCTTGA
- a CDS encoding peptidase associated/transthyretin-like domain-containing protein, translated as MNYPQKFLLLVSCLFLGLIAFPAQAQQKYVLGRILDQDTQKGVDRAVVLNKRTQQKARTNTAGRFVVMALPGDSLIVTSQTHNRGGTRWDGSKEEPTIVVKRHTPDEKVIQLEEVTVVGKHEEELRRELEKVLKEPEIRKNLSSGEILSMAASPITLIYQIFSKRAKSDRKAAALWQEYRWHQLAEQRFRQVAGNATDLSGEKLDQFMTFCRFNDDFLLSTSDYDLTYAILGKFKRFQNSLGMH; from the coding sequence ATGAATTACCCGCAAAAATTTCTGCTGCTTGTCTCTTGCCTTTTTCTAGGGTTAATCGCCTTTCCGGCGCAGGCACAGCAGAAGTATGTGTTGGGACGCATCCTGGATCAGGACACCCAGAAAGGCGTAGACCGCGCCGTTGTTCTCAACAAAAGAACCCAGCAAAAAGCCCGCACCAACACCGCCGGGCGCTTTGTGGTGATGGCCCTCCCCGGCGACTCACTTATTGTAACGAGCCAGACCCACAACCGGGGCGGCACTCGCTGGGACGGCAGCAAGGAAGAGCCCACCATTGTGGTCAAACGCCACACGCCCGACGAGAAAGTAATTCAGCTTGAAGAAGTTACGGTTGTCGGCAAGCACGAAGAAGAGCTGCGTCGCGAACTGGAAAAGGTCTTGAAGGAGCCCGAGATTCGGAAAAATCTTTCGTCGGGTGAAATTTTGAGCATGGCTGCATCGCCCATTACGCTAATATACCAGATATTCAGTAAAAGGGCCAAATCTGACCGGAAAGCCGCCGCGCTCTGGCAGGAGTACCGCTGGCACCAGCTAGCCGAACAACGCTTTCGGCAAGTGGCCGGAAATGCCACCGACCTGAGCGGCGAAAAGCTGGACCAGTTCATGACGTTCTGCCGCTTCAACGACGATTTTTTGCTTAGCACTTCCGACTACGATCTCACCTACGCCATTCTGGGGAAATTCAAGCGTTTTCAGAATTCATTGGGGATGCATTAG
- a CDS encoding MFS transporter, producing MSLILPYPNEYNAMNTTVDQVPLSRNRLLRRNISTYFTHRQARAVGLVFASDSLLLGSWVAHIPYLKDKLQLTDADLGLILFAMPAGLLVMNPLTGWLIARLGEARACLFSALGLCLAICVPINAPNISIMVAGLFVVGLCGALLNVAMNTCASNVERAHNVSIMASCHGMWSLGGMIGSGIAGLVIALKVSPAAHMFGMSALILLLTFVLRPILASIPTQRAESTTSFVRPNLLLLVMIFIGLAVAMGEGVALDWSAVYLRDSAGASRQVAALGFGFFSLAMTAGRFIGDTIIPRYGAKRLLTWGSVVAAAGLALAIAIPHPTVVLLGFLLLGGGCSLGAPILYAASMRVPEIPPAAGLATFATFSFIGFLAGPPVIGFVAEAYGLSYGLALIALLLLLSAGLTRQLKL from the coding sequence TTGTCCTTAATTTTGCCCTATCCAAATGAATACAACGCCATGAACACCACCGTGGATCAAGTTCCACTTAGTCGCAACCGCCTTTTACGGCGCAACATAAGCACCTATTTTACGCATCGACAGGCCCGCGCTGTCGGACTGGTTTTCGCCTCCGATAGCTTACTGCTGGGTAGCTGGGTGGCGCATATTCCTTACCTGAAAGACAAACTTCAGCTAACCGACGCTGACCTGGGCTTAATCCTGTTCGCCATGCCCGCCGGCTTGCTGGTGATGAACCCGCTCACGGGCTGGCTCATTGCCCGACTGGGCGAGGCACGGGCCTGTTTGTTTAGTGCGTTGGGCTTATGCCTGGCCATTTGCGTTCCCATCAACGCTCCGAACATCAGTATCATGGTAGCCGGTCTGTTTGTGGTGGGTTTATGCGGTGCACTGCTCAACGTGGCCATGAACACCTGCGCTTCCAATGTTGAACGCGCTCATAACGTTTCAATTATGGCGTCCTGCCACGGCATGTGGAGTCTGGGTGGTATGATTGGTTCGGGCATAGCGGGGCTGGTCATCGCCCTGAAAGTGTCCCCAGCGGCCCACATGTTTGGCATGTCGGCCTTGATTTTGCTCTTAACGTTTGTGCTGCGACCCATTCTAGCCAGTATTCCAACCCAACGCGCCGAGAGCACCACGTCGTTTGTGCGGCCCAATCTTCTTCTACTGGTCATGATTTTCATTGGTCTGGCCGTGGCTATGGGCGAAGGGGTTGCCCTGGACTGGAGTGCCGTGTACCTCCGCGATAGCGCTGGTGCTTCCCGGCAAGTGGCGGCGCTTGGCTTCGGCTTCTTTTCGCTGGCGATGACGGCTGGCCGGTTCATTGGCGATACCATTATTCCGCGTTACGGCGCTAAGCGTCTGCTAACCTGGGGTAGCGTCGTCGCGGCGGCTGGTTTGGCACTGGCCATTGCCATTCCGCACCCAACGGTGGTGCTACTTGGCTTTTTGCTGCTGGGCGGTGGCTGTTCCCTGGGAGCGCCCATTTTATACGCGGCTTCCATGCGCGTACCGGAAATTCCTCCGGCTGCGGGTTTGGCGACCTTTGCTACGTTTAGTTTTATTGGCTTTCTGGCCGGTCCGCCCGTCATTGGCTTCGTCGCCGAGGCTTATGGCTTAAGCTACGGACTGGCGTTAATTGCACTCCTCCTGCTTCTGTCGGCGGGGTTAACTAGACAACTAAAACTTTAA